The DNA region CCGAAAAAGAAAGGGCTATAGTTGAAGGAGTAAACATAGTTAAAAGACACAGAAGATTTGTAAGTGCAGACAGACCTCATGGTATAGTGGAGATGCCTGCCCCTGTTCATCTTTCAAATCTTGCTCTCATCTGCCCAAGTTGTGGGAAAAAAACAAGAGTTGGATTTAGATTTGAAGGTGAAAAGAAAGTAAGATTTTGTAAAAAGTGTAAGGAAACAATTGATAAGGGTTAAAA from Candidatus Hydrothermales bacterium includes:
- the rplX gene encoding 50S ribosomal protein L24; its protein translation is MARKIKKGDQVIVIAGDDKGKIGKVIKVIPEKERAIVEGVNIVKRHRRFVSADRPHGIVEMPAPVHLSNLALICPSCGKKTRVGFRFEGEKKVRFCKKCKETIDKG